The following proteins are encoded in a genomic region of Solea senegalensis isolate Sse05_10M linkage group LG5, IFAPA_SoseM_1, whole genome shotgun sequence:
- the LOC122769454 gene encoding betaine--homocysteine S-methyltransferase 1-like, translated as MENKKSKGILERLNAGEVVVGDGGYVMQLERRGYVKAGHWTPESAVEHPEAVRQLHREFLRAGADVIQTFTFYCSEDKLDISGNVPNITGAQINEAACDLAREVANEGDALVAGCVSKTPCYATSRSETDVKAIFKKQMDDFLKKDIDFLIVEFVDHVEEAVWAVEVLKTSGKPVGATLCISPHGDMEGVPPGECAVRLVRAGADIVGINCHLDPMTCVRTVKLMKEGLEKAGLKAHLMIQPLGFHTPECNLGGYISLPEYPFAMESRAMTRWDVHKYVREAYNAGIRYIGGCCGFEPYHIRAIAEELAAERGFLPAASEKHGPWGAALEMHTKPWVRARARREYWENLLPASGRPTCPSMAAPADNYGK; from the exons ATGGAGAACAAGAAGAGTAAG GGTATCTTGGAGCGGCTCAATGCTGGGGAGGTGGTCGTAGGCGATGGAGGTTATGTGATGCAGCTGGAGCGGCGTGGCTACGTGAAGGCCGGACACTGGACACCTGAGTCTGCCGTTGAACACCCTGAAGCAG TGCGGCAGCTGCACAGGGAGTTTCTGAGAGCAGGAGCTGATGTCATTCAGACGTTCACCTTCTACTGCAGTGAGGATAAACTGGACATCAGCGGCAATGTTCCAAACATCACT GGAGCTCAGATCAATGAGGCGGCCTGTGACCTGGCCAGAGAAGTCGCCAATGAAGGTGATGCACTGGTCGCTGGCTGTGTGTCCAAGACTCCCTGTTATGCGACGAGTCGCAGTGAGACTGACGTCAAGGCCATCTTTAAGAAGCAAATGGATGACTTCCTCAAAAAGGACATTGATTTCTTGATTGTAGAG TTTGTTGATCATGTGGAGGAGGCTGTGTGGGCAGTGGAGGTGCTGAAGACCAGCGGAAAACCAGTAGGTGCAACACTGTGCATCTCCCCTCACGGAGACATGGAGGGAGTCCCACCTGGAGAGTGCGCTGTCAGACTGGTCAGAGCTG GAGCTGACATTGTTGGGATAAACTGCCACCTGGATCCGATGACTTGTGTTCGTACGGTGAAGCTGATGAAAGAGGGATTAGAGAAAGCTGGTCTCAAAGCCCATCTCATGATCCAACCGCTGGGCTTCCACACACCTGAATGCAACTTAGGTGGATACATTAGCCTACCGGAGTACCCCTTTG CGATGGAGTCCAGAGCAATGACCCGCTGGGACGTTCATAAATATGTCAGAGAGGCGTACAATGCAGGAATTCGCTACATCGGTGGCTGCTGTGGCTTTGAGCCTTACCACATTAGAGCTATAGCAGAGGAGctggcagcagagagagggTTTCTTCCTGCAGCCTCAGAGAAACATGGACCGTGGGGAGCTGCTCTGGAGATGCACACCAAACCGTGGGTCAGAGCCAG GGCTCGCAGAGAATACTGGGAAAACCTTTTGCCCGCGTCTGGACGTCCCACTTGCCCGTCCATGGCCGCACCAGCCGACAATTATGGGAAGTAG
- the cenph gene encoding centromere protein H: protein MEAGPAPNGSTGQKNMSPVDMLRIKQQMSNQCFEMAVQLNAGKNKRSCSTSEAERDLPDYVTELEEVKTNYFNSTLALHRMQMWHAIGEKLKQNDAEADALKAVSNRCMGMCSHIQQIQKESRDLQNEITDVQKKRLEMKRLTHEKMKEIEELMSKKEHPDIEKYKAVLEKGLANMEKYKKITIMTQNVLRGILLACKVHWLDDPKLRDLVMTLEEFPVLD from the exons ATGGAGGCTGGTCCTGCTCCTAACGGCTCCACTGGACAGAAGAATATGTCACCCGTGGACATGCTGAG AATAAAGCAGCAGATGTCCAACCAGTGCTTTGAGATGGCTGTACAGCTCAATGCAG GAAAGAATAAGAGGTCATGCAGCACATCTGAAGCGGAGAGAGATTT ACCAGATTATGTCACTGAGCTGGAAGAAGTCAAGACCAATTATTTTAACAGCACACTGGCACTGCACAG AATGCAGATGTGGCATGCCATTGGAGAAAAGCTGAAACAAAATGATGCAGAAGCTGA tgcacTGAAAGCTGTGAGCAATCGCTGCATGGGCATGTGTTCACATATCCAACAAATTCAGAAA GAGTCGAGAGATCTTCAAAACGAAATAACAGATGTACAGAAGAAGAGACTTG agaTGAAACGTCTCacacatgagaaaatgaaagagatcGAGGAGTTGATGTCTAAGAAAGAGCATCCAGACATAGAGAAGTACAAAGCAGTGCTGGAGAAAGGTCTGGCCAACATGGAGAAATATAAAAAGATAACCATCATGACACAGAACGTCCTCAGG GGAATCCTCTTGGCCTGTAAAGTCCACTGGCTGGACGATCCAAAACTTCGAGATCTCGTCATGACACTGGAGGAGTTTCCTGTCTTGGACTAA
- the LOC122769564 gene encoding mitochondrial sodium/calcium exchanger protein-like, translated as MLHPSKLYLSITSPSFMKNASTFVRLKLVAPLTVFLSDMLFGVGLGSLFQRVTTHSDVQIEPEGLLTWILAGSLGLSLVLSFVIVPLCRFHLDRRYGVFLIAFYAIFLVIAMLTEFGVIQTQH; from the exons ATGTTGCATCCATCAAAGCTATACCTCTCAATAACATCCCCAAGCTTCATGAAAAATGCCTCCACATTTGTACGGTTAAAGCTTGTAGCTCCCTTAACAGTATTCCTCTCAGATATGCTGTTTGGTGTGGGTTTGGGTTCTCTGTTTCAGAGGGTTACAACACACTCTGATGTGCAG attGAACCAGAGGGTTTGCTGACCTGGATTCTCGCAGGATCTCTGGGTTTGTCTCTGGTCCTGTCCTTCGTCATTGTTCCGCTGTGCCGGTTCCACTTGGATCGGCGCTACGGGGTCTTCCTCATCGCCTTCTACGCCATCTTCCTCGTCATTGCAATGCTCACAGAGTTCGGCGTCATACAGACCCAACACTGA
- the tpcn1 gene encoding two pore calcium channel protein 1 isoform X2 — translation MDSDDDVPLILTWDEANSDLLTEDTERVDENGGGGNYDIVNNAVISTPGPQNYRAQNVSLRQSWEMNYQEAAIYLQEGENNDKFFTHPRNPKALAAYLFAHNHLFYMMELLTGLLLMMLSLCEAPAVPSLRLDVYVHATLELLALVMVAFELCMKLRWLGFHTFIRHKRTMVKTCVLLLQFVEAIVVLIRQTSHMRVTRALRPIFLVDCRYCGAVRRNLRQIFQSLPPFIDILLLLLFFMVIFAILGFCLFSTNTADPYFNTLENSLVSLFVLLTTANFPDVMMPAYSKNRWSCIFFIVYLSIELYFVMNLLLAVVFDTFNDVEKMKFKSLLLHKRSAIDHAFQLLVSRQRPMGVSLKQFDGLMRFYRPRMSARDRFLTYKALNTSGAPMLSLQDFYKFFEVTGLKWKARRSGEHWFDDLPHTAFLIFKGINLLVKSKAFQYAMYVVVAINGVWILVETYTLNSGHSWSRFVPWSYIVFLTIYGVEVLLKIAGLGPTAYFSSGWNLFDFSVTVFAFLGLVALAFNMEPFYFVVVLRPFQLLRLFKIKQRYRNVLDTMFELFPRMASLGLTLIIFYYSFAIVGMEFFADVVYPNCCNTSTVADSYRQFNVTHGNNTVLEEGYYYLNNFNNILSSFVTLFELTVVNNWYITMEGITSMTSHWSRLYFMTFYIVTMVVMTIIVAFILDAFVFRMNYSRKNREPLENPEDENGIVFEVEVSRDEILATLELYKQTCPGVSSLSSLQGVLQAMDRSGHSSLVYQGRRSRTKSDLSMKMYEEEMQEWYTEYSRENLPETDQSLERDLDSPVSNPCPFPEAQLNSQTGPHSIN, via the exons ATGGATTCTGACGACGACGTTCCTCTCATCTTGACCTGGGACGAAGCAAACAGTGACCTGCTCAccgaggacacagagagagtagACGAGA ATGGAGGTGGAGGCAACTATGACATAGTGAACAATGCTGTGATCTCCACTCCAGGGCCACAAAACTACAGAGCCCAGAATGTGTCATTACGGCAAAGCTGGGAGATGAACTACCAAGAGGCAGCCATTTATCTACAG GAAGGAGAGAACAATGATAAGTTCTTCACCCACCCTCGAAACCCAAAGGCCCTGGCAGCATACCTCTTTGCTCACAACCACTTGTTCTACATGATGGAGCTTCTCACAGGcttgctgctgatgatgctgtcACTGTGCGAAGCCCCCGCTGTGCCCTCACTGCGCCTGGACGTCTAT GTTCATGCCACTCTGGAGCTGCTGGCTTTGGTGATGGTGGCGTTTGAGTTATGCATGAAACTCCGCTGGTTAGGCTTCCACACCTTCATACGACACAAGAGGACCATGGTGAAG ACGTGCGTGTTGCTGCTACAGTTTGTGGAGGCCATAGTGGTTCTGATCAGACAAACGTCTCACATGCGAGTGACCAGAGCTCTGAGGCCCATATTCCTGGTCGACTGTAGATACTGTGGTGCTGTGCGCAG AAATTTGCGTCAGATCTTCCAGtccctccctcctttcattgacatcctcctgctgctgcttttcttcatGGTTATATTTGCTATCCTGG GTTTCTGCCTCTTCTCTACAAACACGGCTGACCCG taCTTCAACACTCTGGAGAACAGCCTGGTCAGTCTGTTTGTGCTGCTGACCACAGCAAA TTTCCCTGACGTGATGATGCCGGCGTACTCCAAGAACCGCTGGTCCTGTATCTTCTTCATTGTTTACCTCTCTATAGAGCTCTACTTCGTTATGAACCtg CTCCTGGCAGTCGTGTTTGATACGTTCAATGATGTGGAGAAGATGAAGTTCAAATCTCTTTTGCTGCACAAACGCTCCGCTATTGACCACGCCTTTCAGCTGCTAGTTAGCCGGCAG AGGCCGATGGGTGTGTCGCTGAAACAGTTCGACGGCCTGATGCGTTTCTACAGACCGCGCATGTCTGCAAGAGACCGATTCCTCACGTATAAAGCTCTGAACACATCGGGGGCTCCTATGCTCAG CCTACAGGACTTTTATAAGTTTTTTGAAGTCACTGGCCTTAAATGGAAG GCACGAAGAAGCGGAGAACATTGGTTCGATGATCTTCCTCACACGGCCTTCCTCATTTTCAAAG GGATCAACCTGCTGGTGAAGTCGAAAGCCTTCCAGTATgccatgt ATGTGGTGGTGGCCATCAATGGTGTGTGGATCCTCGTGGAGACATACACGCTGAATA GTGGACATTCCTGGTCCAGATTTGTCCCCTGGAGTTACATTGTTTTCCTGACCA TTTATGGAGTGGaggttttattaaaaatagCAGGTTTGGGACCAACGGCTTATTTCAGCTCTGGGTGGAATCT GTTCGACTTCTCTGTGACGGTGTTTGCCTTCCTGGGTCTGGTGGCTCTTGCGTTCAACATGGAGCCATTTTATTTCGTTGTGGTGCTCAGACCATTTCAACTGCTCCG GCTGTTTAAGATAAAGCAGAGGTATCGAAATGTGTTGGACACCATGTTCGAGCTCTTTCCCCGGATGGCAAGTCTGGGTTTGACCTTAATCATCTTCTACTACTCCTTTGCAATCGTGGGAATGGAGTTCTTTGCAGATGTCGTTTATCCAAACTGCTGCAA CACCAGCACAGTGGCGGACTCCTACAGACAGTTCAACGTCACACACGGCAACAACACCGTTCTGGAAGAAGGCTACTATTATCTCAATAACTTCAACAATATTCTCAGCAGCTTTG tGACTCTTTTTGAACTGACTGTGGTCAACAACTGGtacatcaccatg GAAGGTATAACGTCCATGACGAGCCACTGGAGCCGCCTGTACTTCATGACCTTCTACATTGTAACCATG GTAGTGATGACCATCATTGTGGCGTTTATCCTCGATGCCTTTGTTTTCCGAATGAACTACAGCCGCAAAAACAGGGAACCACTGGAGAATCCAGAGG ATGAGAATGGGATCGTGTTTGAAGTAGAGGTGAGTCGAGATGAAATCCTGGCCACTCTAGAGCTGTACAAACAGACGTGTCCAGGAGTGTCCTCCCTCAGCTCTCTACAAGGAGTCCTACAAGCTATGGACAGGAGTGGT CACTCGTCTCTGGTGTACCAAGGACGCAGGTCGAGGACGAAAAGTGACCTCAGTATGAAAATGTATGAGGAAGAGATgcag GAGTGGTACACGGAGTATTCAAGGGAAAACCTGCCTGAAACAGACCAAAGCCTGGAGCGGGATCTGGACAGTCCCGTCTCTAACCCGTGTCCCTTCCCCGAGGCGCAGCTCAACTCACAGACTGGACCTCACAGCATCAACTAA
- the tpcn1 gene encoding two pore calcium channel protein 1 isoform X1, translated as MECVCSETAGYHDDHIHNESPVVFSSYALQLELNSVDGGGGNYDIVNNAVISTPGPQNYRAQNVSLRQSWEMNYQEAAIYLQEGENNDKFFTHPRNPKALAAYLFAHNHLFYMMELLTGLLLMMLSLCEAPAVPSLRLDVYVHATLELLALVMVAFELCMKLRWLGFHTFIRHKRTMVKTCVLLLQFVEAIVVLIRQTSHMRVTRALRPIFLVDCRYCGAVRRNLRQIFQSLPPFIDILLLLLFFMVIFAILGFCLFSTNTADPYFNTLENSLVSLFVLLTTANFPDVMMPAYSKNRWSCIFFIVYLSIELYFVMNLLLAVVFDTFNDVEKMKFKSLLLHKRSAIDHAFQLLVSRQRPMGVSLKQFDGLMRFYRPRMSARDRFLTYKALNTSGAPMLSLQDFYKFFEVTGLKWKARRSGEHWFDDLPHTAFLIFKGINLLVKSKAFQYAMYVVVAINGVWILVETYTLNSGHSWSRFVPWSYIVFLTIYGVEVLLKIAGLGPTAYFSSGWNLFDFSVTVFAFLGLVALAFNMEPFYFVVVLRPFQLLRLFKIKQRYRNVLDTMFELFPRMASLGLTLIIFYYSFAIVGMEFFADVVYPNCCNTSTVADSYRQFNVTHGNNTVLEEGYYYLNNFNNILSSFVTLFELTVVNNWYITMEGITSMTSHWSRLYFMTFYIVTMVVMTIIVAFILDAFVFRMNYSRKNREPLENPEDENGIVFEVEVSRDEILATLELYKQTCPGVSSLSSLQGVLQAMDRSGHSSLVYQGRRSRTKSDLSMKMYEEEMQEWYTEYSRENLPETDQSLERDLDSPVSNPCPFPEAQLNSQTGPHSIN; from the exons ATGGAGTGTGTATGCAGTGAGACAGCTGGGTACCATGACGATCATATTCATAATGAGAGTCCTGTAGTCTTTTCCTCCTACGCTTTACAATTAGAGCTAAACTCCGTTG ATGGAGGTGGAGGCAACTATGACATAGTGAACAATGCTGTGATCTCCACTCCAGGGCCACAAAACTACAGAGCCCAGAATGTGTCATTACGGCAAAGCTGGGAGATGAACTACCAAGAGGCAGCCATTTATCTACAG GAAGGAGAGAACAATGATAAGTTCTTCACCCACCCTCGAAACCCAAAGGCCCTGGCAGCATACCTCTTTGCTCACAACCACTTGTTCTACATGATGGAGCTTCTCACAGGcttgctgctgatgatgctgtcACTGTGCGAAGCCCCCGCTGTGCCCTCACTGCGCCTGGACGTCTAT GTTCATGCCACTCTGGAGCTGCTGGCTTTGGTGATGGTGGCGTTTGAGTTATGCATGAAACTCCGCTGGTTAGGCTTCCACACCTTCATACGACACAAGAGGACCATGGTGAAG ACGTGCGTGTTGCTGCTACAGTTTGTGGAGGCCATAGTGGTTCTGATCAGACAAACGTCTCACATGCGAGTGACCAGAGCTCTGAGGCCCATATTCCTGGTCGACTGTAGATACTGTGGTGCTGTGCGCAG AAATTTGCGTCAGATCTTCCAGtccctccctcctttcattgacatcctcctgctgctgcttttcttcatGGTTATATTTGCTATCCTGG GTTTCTGCCTCTTCTCTACAAACACGGCTGACCCG taCTTCAACACTCTGGAGAACAGCCTGGTCAGTCTGTTTGTGCTGCTGACCACAGCAAA TTTCCCTGACGTGATGATGCCGGCGTACTCCAAGAACCGCTGGTCCTGTATCTTCTTCATTGTTTACCTCTCTATAGAGCTCTACTTCGTTATGAACCtg CTCCTGGCAGTCGTGTTTGATACGTTCAATGATGTGGAGAAGATGAAGTTCAAATCTCTTTTGCTGCACAAACGCTCCGCTATTGACCACGCCTTTCAGCTGCTAGTTAGCCGGCAG AGGCCGATGGGTGTGTCGCTGAAACAGTTCGACGGCCTGATGCGTTTCTACAGACCGCGCATGTCTGCAAGAGACCGATTCCTCACGTATAAAGCTCTGAACACATCGGGGGCTCCTATGCTCAG CCTACAGGACTTTTATAAGTTTTTTGAAGTCACTGGCCTTAAATGGAAG GCACGAAGAAGCGGAGAACATTGGTTCGATGATCTTCCTCACACGGCCTTCCTCATTTTCAAAG GGATCAACCTGCTGGTGAAGTCGAAAGCCTTCCAGTATgccatgt ATGTGGTGGTGGCCATCAATGGTGTGTGGATCCTCGTGGAGACATACACGCTGAATA GTGGACATTCCTGGTCCAGATTTGTCCCCTGGAGTTACATTGTTTTCCTGACCA TTTATGGAGTGGaggttttattaaaaatagCAGGTTTGGGACCAACGGCTTATTTCAGCTCTGGGTGGAATCT GTTCGACTTCTCTGTGACGGTGTTTGCCTTCCTGGGTCTGGTGGCTCTTGCGTTCAACATGGAGCCATTTTATTTCGTTGTGGTGCTCAGACCATTTCAACTGCTCCG GCTGTTTAAGATAAAGCAGAGGTATCGAAATGTGTTGGACACCATGTTCGAGCTCTTTCCCCGGATGGCAAGTCTGGGTTTGACCTTAATCATCTTCTACTACTCCTTTGCAATCGTGGGAATGGAGTTCTTTGCAGATGTCGTTTATCCAAACTGCTGCAA CACCAGCACAGTGGCGGACTCCTACAGACAGTTCAACGTCACACACGGCAACAACACCGTTCTGGAAGAAGGCTACTATTATCTCAATAACTTCAACAATATTCTCAGCAGCTTTG tGACTCTTTTTGAACTGACTGTGGTCAACAACTGGtacatcaccatg GAAGGTATAACGTCCATGACGAGCCACTGGAGCCGCCTGTACTTCATGACCTTCTACATTGTAACCATG GTAGTGATGACCATCATTGTGGCGTTTATCCTCGATGCCTTTGTTTTCCGAATGAACTACAGCCGCAAAAACAGGGAACCACTGGAGAATCCAGAGG ATGAGAATGGGATCGTGTTTGAAGTAGAGGTGAGTCGAGATGAAATCCTGGCCACTCTAGAGCTGTACAAACAGACGTGTCCAGGAGTGTCCTCCCTCAGCTCTCTACAAGGAGTCCTACAAGCTATGGACAGGAGTGGT CACTCGTCTCTGGTGTACCAAGGACGCAGGTCGAGGACGAAAAGTGACCTCAGTATGAAAATGTATGAGGAAGAGATgcag GAGTGGTACACGGAGTATTCAAGGGAAAACCTGCCTGAAACAGACCAAAGCCTGGAGCGGGATCTGGACAGTCCCGTCTCTAACCCGTGTCCCTTCCCCGAGGCGCAGCTCAACTCACAGACTGGACCTCACAGCATCAACTAA
- the iqcd gene encoding dynein regulatory complex protein 10 isoform X1, which translates to MWYPGNGVKKKQQLPPAVNRRGDRACTVPYSMSTKGAIVVPTTKAKVQLVAVLKNNDRPQKMLLSVEAQRISRILKNCISQIEIVATLPALLHLNSASRVVDEEFIREIKKHQLLYERLRKTLEDLKQESEGEDDEGRRRWRAKTQLEVDIKNSVRDLLRLFRSHPDAIFHLRAEEGMEVGESECKLIKGLKRFHSHIVDKLLTSLDEESQLVLHKSASSPPTYDVKNLASLEEEVATAKKQIDAKIAQKNIEIKNVQEVSFTSLLTDKKSQPQFNISMRQASMQQEIDQLKIRLSNLILENRQAERILQEENEKVETEIEYLLQKFDSEVEEIQADLELNEIDHEREEDELRMLEKPFSVLEEECNRIQEKRRQAEEQRQLEMEELQLKTKAAILAQAWWRGYSTRKALKNKGKNKKAKKGKGKKK; encoded by the exons ATGTGGTATCCTGGCAacggagtaaaaaaaaagcaacaacttcCGCCTGCGGTTAACAGACGAGGTGACCG TGCCTGTACAGTACCCTACAGTATGTCTACAAAGGGGGCAATAGTTGTGCCAACAACAAAGGCAAAGGTCCAGCTTGTGGCTGTTTTAAAGAACAACGACCGACCACAGAAAATGCTGCTCTCTGTTGAGGCTCAGCGGATCTCACGCATATTGAAAAACTGCATCAGTCAAATAGAGATTGTGGCAACACTGCCTGCTCTGCTGCATTTAAACAGTGCCTCAAGAGTCGTGGATGAAGAATTCATAAGGGAAATTAAAAAGCATCAACTATTATATGAAAGACTGAGAAAGACACTGGAGGATCTCAAGCAGGAATCAGAGGGAGAAGATgatgaagggaggaggaggtggagagcaAAGACTCAGCTTGAAGTGGACATCAAGAACTCAGTCAGGGATCTGCTCCGGCTTTTCCGCTCCCATCCAGATGCCATTTTTCATTTGAGGGCAGAGGAAGGAATGGAAGtaggagagagtgagtgcaaGCTAATTAAAGGGCTTAAGAGGTTTCACAGCCATATAGTAGACAAACTGCTGACAAGTCTGGATGAGGAGTCACAGCTGGTCCTCCACAAGTCTGCGTCTTCGCCCCCCACCTATGATGTGAAGAACTTGGCTTCTCTGGAAGAAGAAGTAGCTACAGCTAAGAAACAAATAGATGCAAAG attgctcagaaaaacattgaaatcaaaAATGTGCAGGAAGTATCTTTTACATCACTACTCACAGACAAGAAGAGTCAGCCACAATTCAACATATCTATGAGGCAGGCCAGTATGCAACAGGAAATTGATCAACTGAAGATTCGGCTCAGCAATTTGATCCTTGAGAACAGGCAGGCAGAGAGAATACTCCAAGAG gaaaatgaaaaagtagaGACAGAAATTGAATACTTGCTTCAAAAATTTGACAGTGAAGTGGAAGAAATCCAG GCCGACCTGGAGTTGAATGAAATCGATCACGAAAGGGAAGAGGATGAGTTGAGGATGCTGGAGAAACCATTTTCTGTCTTGGAGGAAGAGTGCAACCGGATTCAGGAGAAGCGTCGGCaggcagaggagcagagacagCTGGAGATGGAGGAGCTGCAGTTGAAGACCAAAGCAGCTATTTTGGCCCAAGCGTGGTGGAGAGGCTACAGTACTCGCAAGGCCTTGAAGAACAAGGGCAAAAACAAGAAggccaaaaaaggaaaaggcaagaagaaataa
- the iqcd gene encoding dynein regulatory complex protein 10 isoform X2, giving the protein MSTKGAIVVPTTKAKVQLVAVLKNNDRPQKMLLSVEAQRISRILKNCISQIEIVATLPALLHLNSASRVVDEEFIREIKKHQLLYERLRKTLEDLKQESEGEDDEGRRRWRAKTQLEVDIKNSVRDLLRLFRSHPDAIFHLRAEEGMEVGESECKLIKGLKRFHSHIVDKLLTSLDEESQLVLHKSASSPPTYDVKNLASLEEEVATAKKQIDAKIAQKNIEIKNVQEVSFTSLLTDKKSQPQFNISMRQASMQQEIDQLKIRLSNLILENRQAERILQEENEKVETEIEYLLQKFDSEVEEIQADLELNEIDHEREEDELRMLEKPFSVLEEECNRIQEKRRQAEEQRQLEMEELQLKTKAAILAQAWWRGYSTRKALKNKGKNKKAKKGKGKKK; this is encoded by the exons ATGTCTACAAAGGGGGCAATAGTTGTGCCAACAACAAAGGCAAAGGTCCAGCTTGTGGCTGTTTTAAAGAACAACGACCGACCACAGAAAATGCTGCTCTCTGTTGAGGCTCAGCGGATCTCACGCATATTGAAAAACTGCATCAGTCAAATAGAGATTGTGGCAACACTGCCTGCTCTGCTGCATTTAAACAGTGCCTCAAGAGTCGTGGATGAAGAATTCATAAGGGAAATTAAAAAGCATCAACTATTATATGAAAGACTGAGAAAGACACTGGAGGATCTCAAGCAGGAATCAGAGGGAGAAGATgatgaagggaggaggaggtggagagcaAAGACTCAGCTTGAAGTGGACATCAAGAACTCAGTCAGGGATCTGCTCCGGCTTTTCCGCTCCCATCCAGATGCCATTTTTCATTTGAGGGCAGAGGAAGGAATGGAAGtaggagagagtgagtgcaaGCTAATTAAAGGGCTTAAGAGGTTTCACAGCCATATAGTAGACAAACTGCTGACAAGTCTGGATGAGGAGTCACAGCTGGTCCTCCACAAGTCTGCGTCTTCGCCCCCCACCTATGATGTGAAGAACTTGGCTTCTCTGGAAGAAGAAGTAGCTACAGCTAAGAAACAAATAGATGCAAAG attgctcagaaaaacattgaaatcaaaAATGTGCAGGAAGTATCTTTTACATCACTACTCACAGACAAGAAGAGTCAGCCACAATTCAACATATCTATGAGGCAGGCCAGTATGCAACAGGAAATTGATCAACTGAAGATTCGGCTCAGCAATTTGATCCTTGAGAACAGGCAGGCAGAGAGAATACTCCAAGAG gaaaatgaaaaagtagaGACAGAAATTGAATACTTGCTTCAAAAATTTGACAGTGAAGTGGAAGAAATCCAG GCCGACCTGGAGTTGAATGAAATCGATCACGAAAGGGAAGAGGATGAGTTGAGGATGCTGGAGAAACCATTTTCTGTCTTGGAGGAAGAGTGCAACCGGATTCAGGAGAAGCGTCGGCaggcagaggagcagagacagCTGGAGATGGAGGAGCTGCAGTTGAAGACCAAAGCAGCTATTTTGGCCCAAGCGTGGTGGAGAGGCTACAGTACTCGCAAGGCCTTGAAGAACAAGGGCAAAAACAAGAAggccaaaaaaggaaaaggcaagaagaaataa